One Sphaerisporangium krabiense DNA segment encodes these proteins:
- a CDS encoding DUF6421 family protein has translation MRAFPRVLFDEAHNESWTIRREVAETMNPAHPDDNSYARAAEVLRRLGHTVAAHTEGPVTPALLAGHDVFVIAHPSGDRWERTVGRGSPALPVEEIDAIERYVAGGGGLIVLAECEQEKYGNNLADLLARFGVGIEHTTVQDPANRHNGVATWVLGRPVATEGEDLTAGAREACFYRAGVLTPPAGAAVLFETSPVADPAGRPLAVALRHGQGRVVVFADSDLFGDDSIGDLRHARLWGNVVTWAARVPEAAGARGAADPGVAALTEALKRAVEELRPLTAKDGSIEDAAAAAPIVDRVVAGVEKLAPNYPHDAEYLAAVLADLRRWRAEGFGKPDFLDSLNAFHPDAQRVDGLEHLVVFPMYTQNGNPNRNLEAVWIRTVWPGWLADLERERYDNPMFVPIEFVDFTDGYDTNSAVLFPETVAVREVPPRFTWGAIFCDREAARFRAVSRAAADTLKLALPPDAARLLESQELAQDTFVLWDLVHDRTHSHGDLPFDPFMIKQRMPYWLYSLEELRCDLTAFGEAVKLEEEGVPHARYVQYAILFDRLFRFPITGDRVRNYDGLGGQLLFAYLHRNDIVRWTDNRLAVDWDRVADGVADLRGEVEKLYRDGIDRSKLAHWLAAHQLVAAYVAPHPASVWHQGVEALPVEGFPKAVVDAVLPDEFPLSMFYEALRRKLSGVVEATKGIRG, from the coding sequence ATGAGGGCTTTCCCGCGGGTGCTGTTCGACGAGGCGCACAACGAGTCGTGGACGATCCGGCGCGAGGTCGCCGAGACGATGAACCCGGCTCATCCCGACGACAACAGCTACGCCCGCGCGGCGGAGGTCCTGCGCCGTCTCGGACACACCGTCGCCGCGCACACCGAGGGCCCGGTCACGCCCGCCCTGCTGGCCGGCCACGACGTGTTCGTCATCGCCCACCCCTCCGGCGACCGCTGGGAGCGCACCGTCGGGCGCGGCAGCCCCGCGCTGCCCGTCGAGGAGATCGACGCCATCGAGCGGTACGTCGCGGGCGGCGGCGGCCTGATCGTCCTGGCCGAGTGCGAGCAGGAGAAGTACGGCAACAACCTCGCCGACCTGCTCGCCCGCTTCGGCGTGGGGATCGAGCACACCACCGTGCAGGATCCGGCCAACCGCCACAACGGCGTCGCCACCTGGGTGCTCGGCCGCCCGGTCGCTACCGAGGGGGAGGACCTCACGGCCGGGGCGCGCGAGGCGTGCTTCTACCGCGCGGGCGTGCTCACCCCGCCCGCCGGCGCCGCCGTCCTGTTCGAGACCTCGCCCGTCGCCGACCCCGCCGGCCGCCCGCTGGCCGTGGCGCTGCGGCACGGGCAGGGGCGCGTGGTGGTGTTCGCCGACTCCGACCTGTTCGGCGACGACTCCATCGGCGACCTCCGGCACGCCCGCCTGTGGGGCAACGTCGTCACCTGGGCGGCCCGCGTCCCCGAGGCCGCCGGCGCGCGCGGCGCCGCGGACCCCGGCGTGGCCGCGCTCACCGAGGCGCTCAAGCGCGCCGTCGAGGAGCTGCGCCCGCTCACCGCCAAGGACGGCTCCATCGAGGACGCCGCCGCGGCCGCCCCGATCGTGGACCGCGTCGTGGCAGGGGTCGAGAAGCTCGCCCCGAACTACCCCCACGACGCCGAGTACCTCGCCGCCGTGCTCGCCGACCTGCGCAGGTGGCGGGCGGAGGGCTTCGGCAAGCCCGACTTCCTCGACTCGCTCAACGCCTTCCACCCCGACGCCCAGCGCGTCGACGGCCTGGAGCACCTGGTCGTCTTCCCGATGTACACCCAGAACGGCAACCCGAACCGCAACCTGGAGGCGGTCTGGATCCGCACGGTGTGGCCGGGCTGGCTGGCCGACCTGGAGCGCGAGCGCTACGACAACCCCATGTTCGTCCCGATCGAGTTCGTCGACTTCACCGACGGGTACGACACCAACTCCGCCGTGCTGTTCCCCGAGACCGTCGCCGTGCGGGAGGTCCCGCCGCGGTTCACCTGGGGCGCCATCTTCTGTGACCGCGAGGCCGCCCGCTTCCGCGCCGTCAGCCGCGCCGCCGCCGACACGCTCAAGCTGGCGCTCCCGCCGGACGCCGCCCGCCTCCTGGAGAGCCAGGAGCTGGCCCAGGACACCTTCGTGCTCTGGGACCTGGTGCACGACAGGACCCACAGCCACGGCGACCTGCCCTTCGACCCGTTCATGATCAAGCAGCGCATGCCGTACTGGCTGTACTCGCTGGAGGAGCTGCGCTGCGACCTGACGGCCTTCGGCGAGGCGGTGAAGCTGGAGGAGGAGGGCGTGCCGCACGCCCGGTACGTCCAGTACGCCATCCTGTTCGACCGGCTGTTCCGCTTCCCGATCACCGGCGACCGGGTGCGCAACTACGACGGGCTCGGCGGGCAGCTCCTGTTCGCCTACCTGCACCGCAACGACATCGTGCGCTGGACCGACAACAGGCTCGCCGTCGACTGGGACCGCGTCGCGGACGGCGTCGCCGACCTGCGCGGCGAGGTCGAGAAGCTCTACCGCGACGGCATCGACCGCTCCAAGCTGGCGCACTGGCTCGCCGCGCACCAGCTCGTCGCCGCCTACGTCGCCCCGCACCCGGCCTCGGTGTGGCACCAGGGCGTGGAGGCCCTGCCCGTCGAGGGCTTCCCGAAGGCGGTCGTGGACGCGGTCCTGCCCGACGAGTTCCCCCTGAGCATGTTCTACGAGGCCCTGCGCCGTAAGCTGTCCGGCGTCGTCGAGGCCACGAAGGGAATCCGCGGGTGA
- a CDS encoding response regulator, with translation MSIRVVVADDQAMVRAGLRMVLESEPGMQVVGEAADGAEAVALARRLRPDVVLMDITMPVMDGLTATGRILAAADDPPKVVVLTTFDTDENLYAALRAGASGFLLKVSPPEQLVEAVRVVAAGDGLLDPAVVTRVIATFAGRPEPVRPPALDELTPRELEVLRHLARGLTNAEIAAELFVGEATVKTHVARVLMKLRLRDRAQAVVFAYESGVVRPGAAWTG, from the coding sequence ATGTCCATCCGCGTCGTCGTGGCCGACGACCAGGCCATGGTGCGCGCCGGGTTGCGCATGGTCCTGGAGTCCGAGCCGGGCATGCAGGTCGTCGGCGAGGCCGCCGACGGCGCCGAGGCCGTCGCGCTGGCCCGCCGGCTGCGCCCCGACGTCGTCCTCATGGACATCACGATGCCCGTCATGGACGGCCTGACCGCCACCGGGCGCATCCTCGCCGCGGCGGACGACCCGCCGAAGGTCGTCGTGCTGACGACCTTCGACACCGACGAGAACCTGTACGCCGCGCTGCGGGCCGGGGCGAGCGGCTTCCTGCTGAAGGTGTCGCCGCCCGAGCAGCTCGTGGAGGCCGTCCGGGTGGTCGCCGCCGGTGACGGCCTGCTGGACCCGGCGGTCGTCACCCGCGTCATCGCCACCTTCGCCGGCCGGCCCGAGCCGGTGCGGCCGCCGGCGCTGGACGAGCTGACCCCGAGGGAGCTGGAGGTCCTGCGCCACCTGGCCCGCGGCCTCACCAACGCCGAGATCGCCGCGGAGCTGTTCGTCGGCGAGGCCACCGTGAAGACCCATGTCGCCCGCGTCCTGATGAAGCTGCGCCTGCGCGACCGCGCTCAGGCGGTGGTGTTCGCGTACGAGTCGGGCGTGGTGCGGCCGGGCGCGGCCTGGACGGGGTAG
- a CDS encoding adenosylcobinamide amidohydrolase: protein MPSPPSLSHRHEDGARLASLLWEFGPGWRMISSAVLGGGIVPAEWVLNAQVVAAYARMDPREHLRELAPPGTGVGMMTAASVDRYTRAEDGGAEAVATVGLRVPTWAASPEGVPDTELRPQRLHPAPGTVNIVVALPVAMSDAALVNTVMTVTEAKTQALIEAGYACTGTASDAVCVAVRAEGPREPFGGPRSVWGARLARAVHHAVLDGARAWSAAHDITP, encoded by the coding sequence ATGCCGTCCCCGCCGTCGCTGAGCCACCGGCACGAGGACGGCGCCCGTCTCGCCTCCCTGCTGTGGGAGTTCGGCCCCGGCTGGCGCATGATCTCCTCCGCCGTGCTCGGCGGCGGCATCGTCCCCGCGGAATGGGTGCTGAACGCCCAGGTGGTGGCCGCGTACGCGCGCATGGACCCGAGGGAGCACCTGCGCGAGCTGGCCCCGCCCGGCACGGGCGTCGGCATGATGACCGCCGCCTCCGTCGACCGCTACACCCGGGCCGAGGACGGGGGAGCCGAGGCGGTCGCCACCGTCGGCCTGCGCGTGCCCACCTGGGCGGCCTCGCCCGAGGGCGTCCCCGACACCGAACTGCGCCCGCAGCGGCTCCACCCGGCCCCCGGCACCGTCAACATCGTCGTGGCCCTCCCCGTGGCCATGTCCGACGCCGCCCTGGTCAACACCGTGATGACCGTCACCGAGGCCAAGACCCAGGCCCTGATCGAGGCCGGGTACGCCTGCACCGGCACCGCCTCCGACGCCGTGTGCGTGGCCGTGCGCGCCGAAGGCCCGCGCGAGCCGTTCGGCGGGCCCAGGTCCGTCTGGGGCGCCCGCCTCGCCCGCGCCGTCCACCACGCCGTCCTCGACGGAGCCCGCGCCTGGTCGGCCGCCCACGACATCACGCCGTGA
- a CDS encoding serine/threonine-protein kinase, producing MSSDPAFSMPPLVGGQVADYLVEAVIGRGGMATVFRARDQRLGRTVALKVLAPQLSQDQRFRDRFVRESRLVAGIDHPNIIPIYEAGESDELLFIAMRYVEGSDLRRLIQASGPLPVARAYALFSQIASALDAAHQQGLVHRDVKPANILVTDGSDRDPEHVYLTDFGLTKSTFSEAGLTSQGHFMGTPRYVAPEQIRGLPVDGRSDLYAFACVVYEALSGLPPFQRDTELALLYAHVSHDPPPLTPYRTDLPHAVNRVMGRALAKSPGERYATCREFVTALRDAISAEEPHSPPEGRRSWPPFPGAPGQGAPGAPWTAAQPGGPTSHPGHSLTPPPGHGPAPFPEHGAAPAAGHASVPGQGRAPAPAGAGHVHTPPSGAGHVPAAGSSGHVPASVPSGQAPGTGTVPPGYPSAGGYPETGGSTHPGPPPPAGRRRPPAGLLIAAGAVLVSLVVAAVLLLGQGSPVAPGPKRYPGSPAAPMAFEYPGTWESRTHNDEYAVFSPAAAEFDTLFSVPIASDWTAVNALLASHPERATGVFAELNDTISTSDAPETLKRSLSFVLPGPADFASAPTSATVGGRPAFRLTGVVNDPAQQGRLDLVVYIVSRGQDKPVALLAFFCPPARCDQTAIDRVTSTTTFPS from the coding sequence ATGAGCAGCGATCCAGCATTCTCGATGCCGCCGCTGGTCGGCGGGCAGGTGGCCGACTACCTCGTGGAGGCCGTGATCGGCCGCGGCGGCATGGCCACGGTCTTCCGCGCCCGCGACCAGCGCCTCGGCCGCACGGTCGCGCTGAAGGTCCTGGCGCCGCAGCTCTCCCAGGACCAGCGCTTCCGCGACAGGTTCGTGCGCGAGTCGCGCCTGGTCGCCGGGATCGACCACCCCAACATCATCCCGATCTACGAGGCGGGCGAGAGCGACGAGCTGCTCTTCATCGCCATGCGGTACGTCGAGGGGTCCGACCTGCGCAGGCTGATCCAGGCGAGCGGCCCGCTGCCGGTGGCCCGCGCCTACGCGCTGTTCTCCCAGATCGCCTCCGCGCTGGACGCCGCCCACCAGCAGGGGCTCGTCCACCGGGACGTGAAGCCGGCGAACATCCTGGTCACCGACGGTTCCGACCGCGACCCCGAGCACGTCTACCTGACCGACTTCGGGCTGACCAAGAGCACGTTCTCCGAGGCGGGGCTGACCAGCCAGGGCCATTTCATGGGCACGCCGCGGTACGTGGCGCCCGAGCAGATCCGCGGCCTGCCCGTGGACGGGCGCAGCGACCTGTACGCCTTCGCCTGCGTGGTGTACGAGGCGCTGTCGGGGCTGCCGCCGTTCCAGCGGGACACCGAGCTGGCGCTGCTGTACGCGCACGTCTCGCACGACCCTCCGCCGCTCACGCCGTACCGGACCGACCTGCCGCACGCCGTCAACCGGGTGATGGGGCGGGCGCTGGCCAAGTCGCCGGGCGAGCGGTACGCCACCTGCCGGGAGTTCGTGACCGCGCTCAGGGACGCGATCAGCGCCGAGGAGCCGCACAGCCCGCCGGAGGGCCGCCGGTCCTGGCCGCCGTTCCCGGGGGCTCCCGGGCAGGGGGCGCCCGGGGCGCCGTGGACCGCCGCGCAACCGGGCGGCCCCACCTCCCACCCGGGCCACTCCCTCACCCCGCCCCCGGGCCACGGCCCCGCGCCCTTCCCGGAGCACGGCGCCGCCCCCGCCGCGGGTCACGCCTCCGTCCCGGGCCAGGGCCGGGCGCCCGCCCCCGCGGGGGCCGGGCATGTCCACACGCCGCCCTCCGGGGCCGGCCACGTCCCGGCAGCGGGCTCCTCGGGGCACGTCCCCGCGTCCGTGCCCTCAGGGCAGGCGCCGGGGACGGGGACCGTGCCGCCGGGCTACCCGAGCGCGGGCGGGTACCCCGAGACGGGCGGCTCCACCCACCCCGGCCCCCCGCCGCCGGCCGGACGGCGCCGCCCGCCCGCCGGGCTGCTGATCGCGGCGGGCGCGGTGCTGGTCTCGCTGGTGGTGGCCGCCGTGCTGCTCCTCGGCCAGGGCTCCCCGGTCGCGCCGGGCCCCAAGCGGTATCCGGGGAGCCCTGCCGCTCCCATGGCGTTCGAGTACCCGGGCACGTGGGAGTCCCGCACGCACAACGACGAGTACGCCGTGTTCTCCCCGGCGGCGGCCGAGTTCGACACGTTGTTCTCGGTGCCGATCGCCTCGGACTGGACGGCCGTCAACGCCCTGCTCGCGAGCCATCCCGAGCGGGCGACCGGCGTGTTCGCCGAGCTCAACGACACGATCAGCACCTCCGACGCGCCCGAGACGCTGAAGCGCAGCCTGAGCTTCGTGCTGCCGGGGCCCGCCGACTTCGCCTCGGCGCCCACCTCGGCCACCGTCGGGGGCAGGCCGGCGTTCCGGCTCACGGGCGTGGTGAACGACCCGGCCCAGCAGGGACGCCTGGACCTGGTCGTCTACATCGTCAGCCGCGGCCAGGACAAGCCGGTCGCGCTGCTCGCCTTCTTCTGCCCGCCCGCGAGGTGCGACCAGACCGCCATCGACCGCGTCACCTCCACCACGACGTTCCCGTCCTGA
- a CDS encoding FecCD family ABC transporter permease gives MATASPARARPAALVVALVVLAICLLAGLTIGAVGIPAKGMLLELLDRLPFVSVSSGLSPVEKGLLFELRMPRVVLAAVVGGLLAMSGAGYQGVFRNPLADPYLLGAAAGAGFTATLMIVLVQVEGLVPIAAFGGAIGGVLLAYALGSTAGRGGGTATLVLAGVAVSSFLAALQAFVQQIRVEQLQKIYSWILGGVAGDWSQVRLVAPYALVSAVVLLAHGRLLDVMSVGDDEAVGLGVDAARVRLVVLCAASLATASAVAVSGLIGFVGVVVPHAVRRLAGGSYRVVLPLSLLGGAAFMVLADLLARTMLAPAELPIGVVTAFVGAPFFVGILRATRTVSV, from the coding sequence ATGGCGACGGCGTCTCCGGCGCGCGCACGGCCGGCGGCGCTCGTGGTGGCGCTGGTCGTGCTCGCGATCTGCCTGCTGGCGGGCCTGACGATCGGGGCGGTCGGCATCCCCGCGAAGGGCATGCTGCTCGAACTCCTCGACCGGCTGCCGTTCGTCTCGGTGAGCTCGGGTCTCTCGCCGGTCGAGAAGGGCCTGCTCTTCGAGCTGCGCATGCCCCGGGTCGTGCTGGCCGCCGTCGTCGGCGGCCTGCTCGCCATGTCCGGCGCCGGCTACCAGGGCGTGTTCCGCAACCCCCTCGCCGACCCCTATCTGCTCGGCGCCGCCGCGGGCGCCGGCTTCACCGCCACCCTGATGATCGTCCTGGTGCAGGTGGAGGGCCTGGTGCCGATCGCCGCGTTCGGCGGCGCGATCGGCGGGGTGCTGCTGGCGTACGCGCTCGGCAGCACGGCCGGGCGCGGCGGCGGCACGGCCACGCTCGTGCTCGCCGGGGTCGCGGTCTCCTCCTTCCTCGCCGCGCTGCAGGCGTTCGTCCAGCAGATCCGCGTCGAGCAGCTCCAGAAGATCTACTCCTGGATACTCGGCGGCGTCGCGGGCGACTGGTCCCAGGTCCGGCTGGTCGCCCCCTACGCCCTGGTGTCGGCGGTCGTCCTGCTGGCCCACGGCCGCCTGCTCGACGTCATGTCGGTGGGCGACGACGAGGCCGTCGGCCTCGGCGTGGACGCCGCCCGGGTACGTCTCGTCGTCCTGTGCGCCGCGTCCCTGGCCACGGCCTCCGCGGTCGCGGTCAGCGGCCTCATCGGGTTCGTCGGCGTGGTCGTGCCGCACGCCGTGCGGCGGCTCGCCGGCGGGTCCTACCGCGTGGTGCTCCCGCTGTCGCTGCTCGGCGGCGCCGCGTTCATGGTGCTCGCCGACCTGCTGGCCCGCACGATGCTCGCCCCGGCCGAGCTGCCCATCGGCGTGGTCACCGCGTTCGTCGGCGCGCCGTTCTTCGTCGGCATCCTGCGCGCCACCCGCACGGTGAGCGTGTGA
- a CDS encoding SDR family NAD(P)-dependent oxidoreductase, whose amino-acid sequence MSTTEQAGAQAGPYGLPGTSGRVVVVTGAGGPTGEAVAARLAARGDTVIGAGLDEAPGVHAVDLADPEAVRAFAARVAEEHGRADGVVHLVGGWRGSKTFAETDLADWDFLHRQLVRTLQNVTLAFEPLLRDSPGSRFAIVSATAAARPTQGNAAYATAKAAAEAWTLAFADALRDTPAAATILVVKALVNDAMRAASPERRFPGFTDVKDLAEAVAALWDRPAGEVNGLRWDLTS is encoded by the coding sequence GTGAGCACCACTGAGCAGGCAGGCGCGCAGGCAGGACCGTACGGACTGCCCGGCACGTCCGGCCGGGTCGTCGTCGTCACGGGCGCGGGCGGCCCCACCGGTGAGGCCGTCGCCGCCCGCCTCGCCGCCCGCGGCGACACCGTGATCGGCGCCGGGCTGGACGAGGCCCCCGGCGTCCACGCCGTCGACCTCGCCGACCCCGAGGCCGTGCGCGCGTTCGCCGCGCGCGTGGCCGAGGAGCACGGGCGGGCCGACGGCGTCGTCCACCTGGTCGGCGGCTGGCGGGGGTCCAAGACCTTCGCCGAGACCGACCTCGCCGACTGGGACTTCCTGCACCGGCAGCTCGTCCGCACCCTCCAGAACGTCACGCTCGCCTTCGAGCCGCTGCTGCGCGACAGCCCCGGCTCCCGGTTCGCCATCGTCTCGGCCACGGCCGCCGCGCGCCCCACCCAGGGCAACGCGGCCTACGCCACGGCCAAGGCCGCCGCCGAGGCGTGGACGCTGGCGTTCGCCGACGCGCTGCGCGACACGCCCGCCGCGGCCACCATCCTGGTGGTCAAGGCCCTGGTGAACGACGCCATGCGCGCCGCGAGCCCCGAACGGAGATTCCCCGGCTTCACCGACGTCAAGGACCTGGCCGAGGCCGTCGCCGCCCTGTGGGACCGCCCGGCCGGCGAGGTCAACGGCCTGCGATGGGACCTCACCTCGTGA
- a CDS encoding ABC transporter ATP-binding protein, producing the protein MSTSPGPVNSVEVRGLGVSLDGRPVLSGVGLSARGGEWLAVIGPNGAGKSTLLRAMMGLVEASGEVLVDGVPARGLAPRRRARLMAYAPQDPVLPPQLTVFEYAMLGRTPYISYLGRESRSDRSVTGSVLERLGLAALAGRPLGHLSGGERQRVVLARALAQQAPVLLLDEPTTALDLGHQQQVLELVDRLRLADGLTVITTIHDLSLAGQYADAMLLLAGGRPAAAGPVADVLTEPLLARHFGARVRVDAGPDGRPLVNLVRPRQDAPKPA; encoded by the coding sequence GTGAGCACCTCGCCCGGCCCGGTGAACTCCGTCGAGGTGCGCGGCCTCGGCGTGTCGCTGGACGGCAGGCCCGTGCTGTCCGGCGTCGGGCTGTCGGCGCGCGGCGGCGAGTGGCTGGCGGTGATCGGGCCGAACGGCGCCGGCAAGTCCACGCTGCTGCGGGCGATGATGGGGCTGGTGGAGGCGAGCGGCGAGGTGCTCGTCGACGGCGTCCCCGCGCGCGGCCTCGCGCCGCGCAGGCGCGCCCGCCTGATGGCCTACGCCCCGCAGGACCCGGTGCTGCCGCCCCAGCTGACCGTGTTCGAGTACGCCATGCTGGGCCGCACGCCGTACATCTCCTACCTCGGCCGGGAGTCCAGGAGCGACAGGAGCGTCACCGGGTCCGTGCTCGAACGCCTCGGCCTGGCCGCGCTCGCCGGCCGGCCGCTCGGCCACCTGTCCGGCGGCGAGCGCCAGCGGGTCGTCCTGGCCCGCGCGCTCGCCCAGCAGGCCCCCGTGCTGCTGCTCGACGAGCCCACCACCGCCCTGGACCTCGGCCACCAGCAGCAGGTGCTCGAACTGGTGGACCGGCTGCGCCTGGCCGACGGCCTCACCGTGATCACCACCATCCACGACCTCAGCCTGGCCGGGCAGTACGCCGACGCCATGCTGCTGCTCGCCGGCGGGCGCCCCGCCGCCGCGGGCCCGGTGGCCGACGTCCTCACCGAGCCCCTGCTCGCCCGCCACTTCGGCGCCCGCGTCCGCGTCGACGCCGGCCCCGACGGCCGCCCGCTGGTCAACCTCGTCCGTCCCCGGCAGGACGCCCCGAAACCGGCCTGA